The Thermotoga caldifontis AZM44c09 genomic interval ATCACGCCCATATCGTGTGTGATCCACATGATGGCCGATCTGTACTCCTTTTGAAGCTGTTTCACCAGGTACAGAATCTGCGCCTGGATCGTCACGTCGAGCGCCGTGGTCGGCTCGTCGGCTATCAGGACCTTCGGATTCAGTGCCAGGGCCATGGCGATCATGCACCTCTGCAGCATCCCTCCCGAAAGCTGGAACGGGTACCGATCCAGAACCTGTTCCGGATTCGGTATCCTGACCTTCTCCAGCATCCTCAGAGCCAACCTTCTGGCTTCTTGCTTTGACATGTTTTCGTGCAACGTTATGGCTTCGATCATCTGGGCACCGACCGTGTACACCGGTGCGAAACACGCCGCCGGTTCCTGAAAGATCATGGCTATGTCCTTTCCCCTCATGTTTCTCATTTCTTCTCCATCGGCGTCCAGTTTCGCCAGGTCAAGAACACCCTTCTCGTTCCAGAACAGGATCTCTCCGTCCACTATCCTGGCCGACTTTGGCAGTATCCTCATGATGGAGAGTGCCGTGACGCTCTTGCCACAGCCCGATTCGCCGACGATACCGAGGACTTCTCCCTCGTTCAGCTGGAGATTGACACCGTCGACGGCTCTAACCTTGCCTTCAACCAGTTCGAAGTAAGTCCGCAGGTTCCTGACCTCTAAAACCTTCCTCATGCCATCCCCTCAAGTTTTGTAAGGATCCGCCGCGTCCCTCAAACCGTCGCCGACAAAATTGAAACACAGGACCGTCAGTATGACGAAGAACGCGGGCGAGAGAAGCCACGGATACAAAGCGACCGTTCTTATGTTCTGAGCCTCCTGGAGCAACACGCCCCAGCTTATCGCAGGAGATCTGAGACCCAGTCCAAGGAAACTCAGGCCCGTTTCACCCAGGATCATGCCAGGTATCGCGAGCGTTACAGAAGCGATGAGATGGCTGGTGAGCGCTGGCAACATGTGTTTGAAGATGACTCTGAACTCGCTGGCACCTGCGAGCCTCGCCGCAACGACGAAGTCCTCTTCCTTGAGTGCGAGGAACTTGCTCCGAACGACGCGTGCCAGTCCCGTCCAACCCACGAGAGAAAGGATCACAGTGATACCGAAATAAACCCTGATCTGTGACCAGTACCGTGGCAGTGCCGCAGCGAGTGCCATCCACAGTGGTATCGTGGGGATACTCCTGATGAACTCGATCGATCTCTGCACGAAATTGTCCACCCAGCCACCGTAATAACCCGAGATCCCACCTATGAGGATGCCCAGCAACATGCTCAGAAAGACTCCAACCAGACCTATCGTGGTCGATATCCTCGCTCCGTACAGCACGCGAGACAGAACGTCACGACCCATTCGGTCTGTCCCGAGCAAGAACATCGTTCCCCGTTCGACACCGAAGAAGTGTATGTTCGTCTTCCACACGCCCCAGAATTTGTACTCATCGCCTCTCACGAAGAACTTGATCGGGTAAACTTTGGAAGGATCTTCTTTGTATATCTTTCTGAGTGTCTGTGGGTCGCGTTCGACTTTGAACCCGTAGACGAACGGCCTTGTGAGCTTTCCATCCTTGAAGAAGTGTATCCGCTGTGGAGGGGCATACACGTACATCGAATAGATCTTCTCGGGATTGTAGGGTGCGAAGAACTCACAGAAGATTCCAAGAATGTACAGCACGAACAGAACGATGAGTCCAAAGACGGCGAGTTTGTTTTTCTTGAACCTCCACCAGATCAGTTTCCATTCAGAGGCAAGGTATATCTCTTCGGTCTTGATTTTTTCCTTTTTCTTCCCCACCATCGTCGATACCTCACTCGAACCGTATCCTGGGATCCAGCCAGGCGAGGATGATATCCGAAATGATCGTTCCAACGATAGTGAATATGCTCAAAAACATCACCAGACTCCCGGCAAGGTACATGTCCTGGGATCTGAGTGCATCGAGCAATATCACACCCACGGTCGGAAGGTTCAGGACGATCCCGGTCACGACCGCTCCAGAAACGATTTCAGGCAACACCCATCCCGCGGTGCTCGCGAACGGAATGACCGCGACACGAAGCGGGTACTTCCAGTAAAGTTCCTTCTCCGGTACACCCCTCGCTCTCGCCGCGACCACGTAAGGTTTTTCCAGCTCGTCCAGCAAATTGGCCCGCAGGATCCTTATCAAACCAGCCATGCTCCCGGTACCTATCACGATCACGGGCAACCATATGTGCTTCAACAGGTCCACGAATTTCGCCCAGCTCCACGGAGCGTTCGCGTACTCCGGTGAGAACAGACCGCCCAGGCTGACACCAAACGTCGTGTAGACAGCCCAAAGCAGTATCAGGGCGAGCAAGAAGTTTGGTGTTGCAAGCCCTATGTAACCGAGCACCGTGAAGGTATAATCGCCTATCGAGTACTGGTGTATACCAGAATAAACACCGATGAGAAAGCCGAAGGCCCACGCGAACACAGTCGACAGCACAGAGATGAGCACGGTGTACCAGAGCTTGGGACCTATGAGCTCGCTGACAGGCTTTTCCCACATGAACGAGTAGCCGAAATCGCCCTTCAGCACACCCTTGAACCAGATGAAGAACCTTACCAGGAGTGGTTTGTCGAGCCCGTAGCGAGTCCTCAGCACTTGTAGAGCTGCTTCATCGATCGCCTCACCGCTCTGTTTCAGGTTCATCACGTAGACTGTCAAATAATCTCCTGGCGGCAACTCGATGATGATGAAAGAAACCACCGCTATGACGAAAAGCAATGGTATCGCAAACAGGAGCCTTCTCAAAAGGTACGTGAGCATGGATCAACCCCCATTTTTTCTTTACCGGCCGGAATTATCTTGACACAATCGTTATGCTCATGTCAAGGTTGTTCGCGCAGATCTTTCCAACTTTAACCAGAACAACGCGGTTTATGGAATAGTTTTTTCGCTCGTTCCTCACTCTTACTCTCTTGCTTTTCCTTTTTCGCGATTTTACATGTCAATCTAACTCGATTCATTCCTGGTTAAAGCTCAGTGACTGTGCTTTGAACTGAGGCTCAACGAAGAGAGCACGAGCAGGAGACCGAGCGCAGGTTTGATGAAATATTTCACATACTCCGCCCAGCCGAGCCTGTAACCCAGTGTGAAAAAGAACGGACTCTGAAACAGGGCGATCAGGAGCAGCTGAATCCCGGAGAAGATGAAAAAGCGTGCCAGCAACTTTTTTGAACCCTTCTCAGATGCGCTCCTGTAACGATCTTCGAAGTAAACCATCATCCCTATGAGGACCACACCAAATACAACGATGAAAAACTTGCCCAGGGCGTTCATGAGCTCCGGTTTCATGCCAAACAGAGCCGCGACGGTGTAAAAAAACCTGTACGCTTCGAAAAGCGTGTAGAAGCAAAGCAACACGTTGATCAGCAGGAAAAGGTAGACCAGCGTGCGCCTCAGTTCTGCCCCTCCCTGAACATGTCCTTCAAAGTTGAATAAAGTTTTCTGAACGTCTGGTAGAACTTTTCATATCTATCGCCGTTCTTGCGATCTGGTCTGGTCGATTCCTTCAGTTTGAACCACTCTCTGGATATCTTCCTGACGTCCAGGTTGAAATAACCTGAACACGCCAGCATCGCCGCACCGTACGAAGCGCCTTCGTCCACGAAGGGCTTTTCTATCTCAACACCCAGCGCGTCCGCGATCATCTGGTTCCACACTCTGCTCTTCGATCCTCCGCCAGCGATGCGCACGCGCTTTGGATTCAACCCCAGTTCTTTGAGTATTTCGAAGGAATCCTTGATTCCAAACGCCACACCTTCGAAGATCGCCCGCACCACGTCCCATTTGGAATGGAAGGAGGAGAGTCCGAAGAACACACCCCTCGCGTGTGGATCTCTGTGCGGAGTTCTTTCACCGTTCAGATAAGGCAGAAACAGAATTCCGTTCGATCCGATCGGCACCTGCGCCACCTGTTCGTTTATCTCATCGTAGTTCTCACTCAGGAATCTCTCTTTGAACCACTCCAGCGAATACGTCGCCGTCAGCATCACACCCATGTGGTACCTCACGTTCGGCACGGTGTGCGCAAAGAAGTGAACCCTTCCTTTCGGGTCGAAAGAGCCTGTGAGCGTTGGTGCGACCACCGTCCCAGAAGTCCCCAGGCTCACCATCACGTCACCCGGTTCGATCACACCGACACCGAGCGCCGCACACGCGTTGTCCGCACCACCCGCGACGACGACTGTATCTTTCAGGTTGAGCTCTTCAGCGATCTCGCGCTTCACCTTGCCAACGATTCCGTTGGAAGGCAAAATTTCAGGAAGGATCTCTTTCTTTATTTTCAGAACCGAAAGCACATCGTCGTTCCAGCACATTTTCGAAACGTTGTACATCGTCGTGCCCGATGCGTCCGAATGCTCCGTCGTGACGTTGCCCGTGAGCATGAAATTGATGAAGTCCTTCGGAAGCATCATCTTGTGGATCTTCTCGTACACTTCGGGTTCGTTCTTTCTCAACCAGAGAAGTTTCGGCAGCGTGAAGCCCGTCAGGATCGGGTTACCCACCATCTTCAGAACCTGTTCTTCGCCTCCCAGCAGGTTCGTCGCTTCCTCGCATTCAGCGTAGGTTCTCTGATCGCACCACAGTATCGCATCCCTGAGCACACGGTTCTCTCGGTCGATGATCACAAGGCTGTGCATCTGCCCACTCGTGGCGAGGGCTCTTATCGTTCCACCGATCCTCGAAGCTTCACTCGAGAGCGCCTTCAGCACTTTCACAACCGCATTCCACCAGTCGTGAGGATCCTGCTCCGCCCAGGCTGGCCTGGGTGTCGAGAGGGACAACTTTTCACCGTGTATCGCCAGAATCTTCCCCTCAGCGTCCACCAGTAAGCCCTTAACACCCGTCGTACCGAGATCCAGACCGACGAACAGTTCCACGGCCATCACCTCACGTCACGTTCTCGATGATGTTTTCCACCGCGAGGACCGCAGCTCCAACGAGGTTCGAACTCACGGTCCCAAAGATCGAGGGCCTTATCTTCAGCTCTTTGGTTGCGTCTTTCAGCGCCCTGCGTTTGACCTCCTCCTCGATGATCCTGTAGAAATATTCGCCGAGGTCCTGAACCTCCCCACCAAGGATGACGATCTGTGGATTGAGAATGTTCACGATGTTCACCACACCGATCGCGATGTTCTCGGCGAGTTTCTCCAGAACCTTCCTGCTGTCCTGTTTCTTTTTCAAAGACGCGAACTTCTCGATCGCGTTCTTTCCTTCGAGCTTACCTTCGTAGTGCTGTATGGCCCAGTTGATCGAAGCGAACAGTTCCCAGCAACCTCTGTTCGAACAGTGACAGCGTTTGTCCGAACGCATGTCCACGGTCATGTGGCCCGCTTCACCGGCGGTGTAAGTTGGGCCGCGGTAGAGTTTTCCATCGATCAGCACTCCCGTACCGACACCTTCTCTGATCACTATGAACACTGCTTCCTTCACGTCCTTCATATCTTCTGAGTGGTACTTCTCCGCCAGTACAGAAAGGTTGGCCTCGTTGTCCGCCAGGATCGGAATGTCAAGTTTCAGAAAATCGTTTATCACCACATCGCGCCAGCCGAGGTTCGGTGCCATGAGGATCCGGTTCTCTTCCATGTCCACCATGCCGGGCACCGAAAGCGAAACGCGGTTGATCTTCTTGGTTGCAGAGTACCTGTCGAAGATCTCTTTGACTTTCTCGAAGAACTTTTCTGGGGCTTTCGGAGTCTCGAACGATCCACCGAGTGTAACGGTCCCGTCGAAGTAACCGAGACCATATGTGGTCACGTTCACGCCAACATCGAAGACGAGGCTGATGAACGCATCGCTCTTGATGTCGAGCAGGATTCGGCGCCTTCCAGGGGAATTCTTTCCCTCGGAACCGACTTCCTGTACGAAGCCTTCCTCTATCAGTTCCTTCGTGATCCTCGTGACGCTGCTCGGGGTCAAACCCGTGATTTCGGAGATCTCCGATCGCGAAAGGGGTCGGTTTTCGTGGACTATCTTCAGGACGTTTCTTTTATTGAGAACCTTGATCCACGGCGAGTTGTATTTCAAGTTCTATACCCCCTTGCGGTAAAAGATCTCTTTCAAAAATTCTATCTTCTTTTTCGTCTGGTGTGATCCCCCTCCCTCGTGACCGGCGAACGGATAGATCTCGATCCGCTTGGGACCCGCGTAATGATTGTAGGCGGCGAAGATTGTCGACGGTGGGCATATGTCGTCCATGAGGGCAACGGAGAAGAGCGCCGGACACTTCGCCCTTGCAGCGAAGTTCACACCGTCGAAGTAAGAGAGCGTCCTGAAAACAGTTTCCGTTTTATCTGGATGGATCTTGCAGTACCTGCTGATCTCGGCGTACGGTGTGGTGTCCACAAGTTTGACGGCGCGCTCGAAATGGCACAGAAACGGTACGTCGCAGACCAGTCCCTTCACCCCTTGAGAAAGAGCCGCGGCGGCGAGCGCTATGCCGCCGCCCTGGCTCATACCCCCCACGGCGATCCTTTCTGCGTCGATTTGTTCGAGATGCCGAACGGATTCAACCGCCATTACTGCGTCCGTGAATACCCTCCTGTAGTAGTAGGTCTTCGGGTCGAGTATTCCCCTCGTCATGAAACCGGGATACTGTGGCCCATAGGAAGGTTCATAATCCGGCGTATCACCTTTGAGCCAGCCACTGCCCTGTCCCCGCGTGTCCATGACGAAATGCCCGAAGTTCGCACACGCGTACAGCAACCAGTCGTACGGGTAACCCCTGCCCCCACCGTAACCGATGAACTCAACCACGCACGGCAGTTTCTCCCGGGCATTTTTCGGGAGGATCAGCCACGCCTTGATCTTCTGCCCCATGTACCCGCTGAACGTCACATCGTAAGTATCGAGAAGATCCAACCCAAAGTCCACCTTTTCCAATCGTGGTGGTTCGAAACGGCTCAGACTCTCCTCTATGGTCTGACGCCAGAAGTCATCGAAGTCTGGTTCTTCTTTTCTTTCCGGAAGGTACTGTCGCAACTGTTCTAAGGGCAGATCGTACTGAGGCATATCAGAATACCTCCACTTCGCTGAAGAACTTCCTCATGGTCGGAACCTTTCTTTCCTCACCCGTGAGCTCGACTTCACCAGAATACTTTATGTCCACAGACGAAGCCCCGACCATGAACCTGTACACACCTGGTTCGACGACGAGTTCCATGCGTTTGTTGTAGTACGCCAGCACGTCGGTGTGTACCTTGAACGTGACCGTTTTCTTCTCACCGGGCTTGAGGTGCACCCTGGCGAAGCCTTTCAGTTCCTTCACCGGCCTTGTGACCGATGCGTACTCCCGGCCAACGTAGAGCTGAACAACTTCTTCTCCTTCCACGTCACCCACGTTTTTCACATCGACCTTGATGACGATCTGATCTCCCGTTGGAACCTTGGCGGGTTGAATTTTGAAGTTGCTGTATTCGAACTTCGTGTAGGAAAGTCCGTGTCCAAACGGATAGAGCGGTTCGACAGGTTCGTCCACGTAGTCTTTGTGCCAGTGTGACCTTCCACCCGACGGTTTCACGTAATGGAAGACGGGAAGTTGACCGGCACTCCTCGGGAAACTGATCGGAAGCTTTCCAGAAGGATTCACCTTTCCGAGCAACACCTCCGCGATCGCCTGTCCTCCAGCCTCACCGGGCAACCAGGCTTCCACTATCGCGTTGACTC includes:
- a CDS encoding ABC transporter ATP-binding protein codes for the protein MRKVLEVRNLRTYFELVEGKVRAVDGVNLQLNEGEVLGIVGESGCGKSVTALSIMRILPKSARIVDGEILFWNEKGVLDLAKLDADGEEMRNMRGKDIAMIFQEPAACFAPVYTVGAQMIEAITLHENMSKQEARRLALRMLEKVRIPNPEQVLDRYPFQLSGGMLQRCMIAMALALNPKVLIADEPTTALDVTIQAQILYLVKQLQKEYRSAIMWITHDMGVIAQIADRVAVMYLGHIVETARVKDLFRNPMHPYTRALLKSIPRLAQRKTKLEAIKGIVPDPYNLPAGCRYHNRCDSFIEGLCDKQEPIEVEVGEEHMVKCFLYGGK
- a CDS encoding ABC transporter permease — translated: MVGKKKEKIKTEEIYLASEWKLIWWRFKKNKLAVFGLIVLFVLYILGIFCEFFAPYNPEKIYSMYVYAPPQRIHFFKDGKLTRPFVYGFKVERDPQTLRKIYKEDPSKVYPIKFFVRGDEYKFWGVWKTNIHFFGVERGTMFLLGTDRMGRDVLSRVLYGARISTTIGLVGVFLSMLLGILIGGISGYYGGWVDNFVQRSIEFIRSIPTIPLWMALAAALPRYWSQIRVYFGITVILSLVGWTGLARVVRSKFLALKEEDFVVAARLAGASEFRVIFKHMLPALTSHLIASVTLAIPGMILGETGLSFLGLGLRSPAISWGVLLQEAQNIRTVALYPWLLSPAFFVILTVLCFNFVGDGLRDAADPYKT
- a CDS encoding ABC transporter permease, which gives rise to MLTYLLRRLLFAIPLLFVIAVVSFIIIELPPGDYLTVYVMNLKQSGEAIDEAALQVLRTRYGLDKPLLVRFFIWFKGVLKGDFGYSFMWEKPVSELIGPKLWYTVLISVLSTVFAWAFGFLIGVYSGIHQYSIGDYTFTVLGYIGLATPNFLLALILLWAVYTTFGVSLGGLFSPEYANAPWSWAKFVDLLKHIWLPVIVIGTGSMAGLIRILRANLLDELEKPYVVAARARGVPEKELYWKYPLRVAVIPFASTAGWVLPEIVSGAVVTGIVLNLPTVGVILLDALRSQDMYLAGSLVMFLSIFTIVGTIISDIILAWLDPRIRFE
- the xylB gene encoding xylulokinase, which codes for MELFVGLDLGTTGVKGLLVDAEGKILAIHGEKLSLSTPRPAWAEQDPHDWWNAVVKVLKALSSEASRIGGTIRALATSGQMHSLVIIDRENRVLRDAILWCDQRTYAECEEATNLLGGEEQVLKMVGNPILTGFTLPKLLWLRKNEPEVYEKIHKMMLPKDFINFMLTGNVTTEHSDASGTTMYNVSKMCWNDDVLSVLKIKKEILPEILPSNGIVGKVKREIAEELNLKDTVVVAGGADNACAALGVGVIEPGDVMVSLGTSGTVVAPTLTGSFDPKGRVHFFAHTVPNVRYHMGVMLTATYSLEWFKERFLSENYDEINEQVAQVPIGSNGILFLPYLNGERTPHRDPHARGVFFGLSSFHSKWDVVRAIFEGVAFGIKDSFEILKELGLNPKRVRIAGGGSKSRVWNQMIADALGVEIEKPFVDEGASYGAAMLACSGYFNLDVRKISREWFKLKESTRPDRKNGDRYEKFYQTFRKLYSTLKDMFREGQN
- a CDS encoding ROK family transcriptional regulator, with the protein product MKYNSPWIKVLNKRNVLKIVHENRPLSRSEISEITGLTPSSVTRITKELIEEGFVQEVGSEGKNSPGRRRILLDIKSDAFISLVFDVGVNVTTYGLGYFDGTVTLGGSFETPKAPEKFFEKVKEIFDRYSATKKINRVSLSVPGMVDMEENRILMAPNLGWRDVVINDFLKLDIPILADNEANLSVLAEKYHSEDMKDVKEAVFIVIREGVGTGVLIDGKLYRGPTYTAGEAGHMTVDMRSDKRCHCSNRGCWELFASINWAIQHYEGKLEGKNAIEKFASLKKKQDSRKVLEKLAENIAIGVVNIVNILNPQIVILGGEVQDLGEYFYRIIEEEVKRRALKDATKELKIRPSIFGTVSSNLVGAAVLAVENIIENVT
- a CDS encoding acetylxylan esterase produces the protein MPQYDLPLEQLRQYLPERKEEPDFDDFWRQTIEESLSRFEPPRLEKVDFGLDLLDTYDVTFSGYMGQKIKAWLILPKNAREKLPCVVEFIGYGGGRGYPYDWLLYACANFGHFVMDTRGQGSGWLKGDTPDYEPSYGPQYPGFMTRGILDPKTYYYRRVFTDAVMAVESVRHLEQIDAERIAVGGMSQGGGIALAAAALSQGVKGLVCDVPFLCHFERAVKLVDTTPYAEISRYCKIHPDKTETVFRTLSYFDGVNFAARAKCPALFSVALMDDICPPSTIFAAYNHYAGPKRIEIYPFAGHEGGGSHQTKKKIEFLKEIFYRKGV